A region from the Triticum aestivum cultivar Chinese Spring chromosome 3D, IWGSC CS RefSeq v2.1, whole genome shotgun sequence genome encodes:
- the LOC123080965 gene encoding cytochrome b5 translates to MSSSGGKLFTLEEVAKHSSKDDCWLVIGGKVYNVTKFLDDHPGGDDVLLSSTAKDATDDFEDVGHSTTARAMMDEYYVGEIDATTIPTKVKYTPPKQPHYNQDKTPEFVIKILQFLVPLAILGLAVAVRIYTKADSV, encoded by the exons atGTCGTCGTCCGGTGGCAAGCTCTTCACCCTGGAGGAGGTCGCCAAGCACAGCTCCAAGGACGACTGCTGGCTCGTCATCGGCGGCAAG GTGTACAATGTGACCAAGTTTCTTGATGACCACCCTGGAGGCGACGACGTCTTGCTGTCTTCAACTG CCAAGGACGCGACCGACGACTTCGAGGACGTGGGACACAGCACAACCGCCCGGGCGATGATGGACGAGTACTACGTCGGCGAGATCGACGCGACCACGATACCCACCAAGGTCAAGTACACGCCGCCCAAGCAGCCGCACTACAACCAGGACAAGACCCCCGAGTTCGTCATCAAGATCCTCCAGTTCTTGGTCCCCCTCGCGATACTGGGCCTGGCCGTCGCCGTACGGATCTACACCAAGGCAGACTCTGTCTAG
- the LOC123075916 gene encoding uncharacterized protein — translation MVASLPHDLLLDILLRVDDAAALFRCAAACKQWRGLVADPAMLRRRWPEDARPSLAGFFIKNRVRDQEAKALVPTPRSALGRRCRGLRSFVPTVPDRAVPLASRRGLLLVRLIPPREADLDQTVLRLAVCNLLLGTCDELPPLVHTTSVRYSDYGCYCCAILSSDDCRSGSGGQPPPFYEVLIVTAGHEGGRTKFDIHTFSTDKPSWSTRRSYETMWDNTIGSFCQTDAVVCHGVAYWLFHDDKERCFRIVKLMIGQDDYLRFTWLPDEMLPDRDHRPCLRLNSDDTLSVLQMQETGSRLQIWRQEGQDRFYHSSQWLHPQTIELIQPYWKKTTQGKDTLSILGEKCGKLLVMDGRGRVYTADLETGAMKEVADGPHARPNSPLDAVLLEMDWPAFFVSRLGIDSGEEAARRRRRKGKGGRKTHSHA, via the exons atggtggcctcGCTCCCGCACGACCTCCTCCTCGACATCCTGCTCCGCGTGGACGACGCGGCCGCGCTCTTCCGATGTGCCGCGGCCTGCAAGCAGTGGCGAggcctcgtcgccgaccccgccaTGCTCCGCCGCCGGTGGCCGGAGGACGCGCGCCCGTCCCTCGCCGGCTTCTTCATCAAGAACCGGGTCCGTGATCAAGAGGCCAAGGCGCTCGTCCCCACGCCACGGTCGGCGCTGGGCCGTCGGTGCCGTGGCCTCCGCTCCTTCGTGCCCACCGTGCCGGACCGCGCCGTGCCGCTGGCCTCCCGCCGCGGCCTGCTCCTCGTGCGCCTCATCCCACCCCGCGAGGCAGACCTGGACCAGACGGTCCTCCGTCTGGCCGtgtgcaaccttctcctcggcacGTGCGACGAACTCCCTCCTCTAGTGCACACCACCTCTGTCAGGTATAGTGACTATGGATGCTACTGTTGTGCCATTCTATCCAGTGACGATTGTCGCTCCGGCAGCGGCGGACAGCCACCGCCCTTCTACGAAGTGCTAATCGTCACGGCCGGCCATGAGGGGGGGCGGACTAAGTTTGATATCCACACCTTCTCGACTGACAAACCGAGCTGGAGTACAAGGCGCTCCTATGAAACTATGTGGGACAATACCATCGGGTCATTCTGTCAAACCGACGCCGTAGTCTGCCACGGCGTCGCGTACTGGCTATTTCATGATGACAAGGAACGGTGTTTCCGTATTGTTAAACTGATGATTGGCCAGGACGACTATCTCAGATTCACGTGGCTCCCGGACGAGATGTTGCCTGACCGAGATCACCGCCCGTGCCTTCGCCTGAACAGCGACGACACGCTCTCGGTGCTACAGATGCAAGAGACAGGTTCCCGGCTACAGATATGGAGACAAGAGGGCCAAGACAGGTTCTATCATTCCTCACAATGGCTCCACCCTCAGACGATCGAGCTGATACAACCATACTGGAAGAAGACGACCCAAGGAAAAGACACACTTTCCATACTGGGAGAGAAGTGTGGCAAATTGCTTGTCATGGACGGGCGCGGGCGCGTGTACACCGCCGATCTCGAGACCGGAGCAATGAAGGAGGTGGCGGACGGGCCTCACGCACGCCCCAACAGCCCTCTGGACGCCGTGCTCTTAGAGATGGACTGGCCGGCGTTCTTCGTTTCACGTCTTGGTATAGACAG TGGAGAGGAAGCTGCAAGAAGAAGAAGGCGCAAGGGAAAAGGCGGTAGGAAGACTCACAGCCATGCCTAG
- the LOC123075917 gene encoding Werner syndrome ATP-dependent helicase homolog encodes MARQPPHNDERPYHFDSQGMDIKATVTTQASTVEAWISRVWASYLRDADEKLVGLDTEFTDAVFGKRQKDLPKEQKQRAAVLQLCVANECLVYHIVHARHVPAMLRRFLADKDIVFCGAGISQDQEMLGYYGLNIASSFDLQQRVEVPKSICSKPTPSLIDLANYLLGTKLSKDGECDKLRRSGWGVFPLTFERIRYAAVDARLSFEVARRHFRSGCYDRPGDCLNFAVI; translated from the coding sequence ATGGCGCGCCAGCCGCCGCACAATGACGAAAGGCCGTACCACTTCGACTCTCAAGGCATGGACATCAAAGCGACCGTCACAACCCAAGCATCCACGGTGGAGGCATGGATATCGCGCGTGTGGGCGAGCTACCTCCGGGACGCCGACGAGAAGCTCGTCGGCCTCGACACCGagttcaccgacgccgtcttcggGAAGAGGCAGAAGGACCTGCCAAAGGAACAGAAGCAGCGCGCCGCCGTGCTCCAGCTCTGCGTCGCCAACGAGTGCCTGGTGTACCACATCGTGCACGCGAGGCACGTACCGGCAATGCTGAGGAGGTTTCTCGCCGACAAGGACATCGTCTTCTGCGGAGCCGGGATCAGCCAGGACCAGGAGATGCTGGGCTACTACGGGCTGAACATCGCGTCTTCCTTCGACCTGCAGCAGCGCGTCGAGGTTCCGAAGAGCATCTGCAGCAAGCCTACACCGTCGTTGATTGATTTGGCAAACTACCTGCTGGGAACAAAGCTCAGCAAGGACGGGGAGTGCGACAAGTTAAGGAGGTCGGGATGGGGTGTGTTCCCCTTGACCTTTGAGAGGATCAGATATGCGGCGGTTGATGCCCGGCTGAGCTTCGAGGTCGCTAGGAGGCACTTTCGGTCAGGTTGCTACGATCGCCCTGGCGACTGCTTAAATTTCGCTGTGATTTGA
- the LOC123075918 gene encoding uncharacterized protein — MAMPSTASCCFASSSSPHGRPRLRLLLTHTTTAWTPARIRLVSRSAPFPRNLLPVSSSSQPTPDVAGDQGEDLTAQGGREVEEDRDERYGFEMEVRKLPGKKNRRLVRARVRVGAPLRAVWATLTDYEGLAGFIPGLSECRLLHQDKAFARLYQVGEQDLALGFKFNAKGTIDCYEGEMELLPESGARRREIDFNMVDGDFKVFQGKWSVQEVDGAGISAAQEFQTTLSYVVELEPKLWVPVRLLEGRICKEIKTNLICIREEAERIQRLLDE; from the exons ATGGCCATGCCGTCCACCGCGTCTTGCTGCTTCGCCTCCTCCTCATCCCCCCATGGCCGgccccgcctccgcctcctcctgacCCACACCACCACTGCCTGGACCCCCGCGCGCATCCGCCTCGTCTCCCGCTCCGCCCCTTTCCCCCGGAACCTCCTCCCGGTCTCCTCCTCGTCCCAGCCGACGCCGGATGTCGCCGGAGACCAAGGGGAAGACCTCACCGCCCAGGGGGGCAGGGAGGTGGAGGAGGACCGGGACGAGCGGTACGGTTTCGAGATGGAGGTGCGGAAGCTGCCGGGGAAGAAGAACCGGCGGCTGGTGCGCGCGCGGGTGCGGGTCGGCGCGCCGCTCCGGGCCGTCTGGGCCACGCTCACCGACTACGAGGGCCTCGCCGGCTTCATTCCCGGCCTCTCCGAGTGCCGCCTCCTCCACCAGGACAAAGCCTTCGCCCGCCTCTACCAG GTCGGGGAGCAGGATCTGGCGCTGGGGTTCAAGTTCAACGCCAAGGGCACCATAGACTGCTACGAGGGGGAGATGGagctgctcccggagtccggggcACGCCGCCGGGAGATCGACTTCAACATGGTGGACGGTGATTTCAAGGTCTTCCAGGGCAAATGGTCTGTCCAAGAG GTCGATGGTGCAGGAATTTCAGCGGCGCAGGAATTTCAGACTACGCTTTCGTATGTGGTGGAGCTGGAGCCTAAGCTCTGGGTTCCGGTTCGGCTACTGGAAGGGAGGATCTGCAAGGAGATCAAAACCAACCTTATTTGTATCCGAGAAGAAGCAGAGAGGATCCAAAGGTTACTGGACGAG TGA